In Nevskiales bacterium, one genomic interval encodes:
- a CDS encoding NUDIX domain-containing protein produces the protein MPTPATSLTVTTDVVLFSIHADRLEVLLVRLPDAAAPAPRWRLPGGAVAADEDLEHSALRHLERQTGVRGVYLEQLYTFGCPTRDPRQRSIAVAYYALTPLATTTLAAVERDAALAWHPAQALPALWLDHAAIVALACERLRAKLAYSTIALQFLPERFTLSALQSVYETILGEPLDKRNFRKRMLALDCLEDTGAVLREGNHRPARLYRARQPGTVEIIK, from the coding sequence ATGCCCACCCCCGCCACCTCCCTCACCGTCACCACCGACGTCGTGCTGTTCAGCATCCACGCCGATCGGCTGGAGGTGCTGCTGGTGCGGCTGCCCGATGCCGCGGCGCCGGCGCCGCGCTGGCGGCTGCCCGGCGGCGCGGTGGCGGCGGACGAGGATCTGGAGCACTCGGCGCTGCGCCATCTGGAGCGTCAGACTGGGGTGCGCGGGGTCTATCTGGAGCAGCTCTACACCTTCGGCTGCCCGACGCGCGATCCGCGGCAGCGCAGTATCGCCGTGGCCTATTACGCCCTGACGCCGTTGGCCACCACTACTCTGGCGGCGGTGGAGCGGGACGCGGCGCTGGCCTGGCATCCGGCGCAGGCCCTGCCTGCCCTGTGGCTGGACCACGCCGCCATCGTCGCCCTGGCCTGCGAGCGGCTGCGTGCCAAGCTGGCCTATTCGACCATCGCCCTGCAGTTTCTGCCGGAGCGCTTCACCCTCAGCGCCCTGCAGTCGGTATACGAGACCATCCTCGGCGAGCCGCTGGACAAGCGCAACTTCCGCAAGCGCATGCTGGCCCTGGATTGCCTGGAGGACACCGGCGCGGTGCTGCGCGAGGGTAACCATCGCCCGGCCCGGCTGTACCGCGCCCGCCAGCCCGGCACCGTCGAGATCATCAAATGA